CAGGCTGAGCGTTTCGCTGTTCGGGCAGCATTGCGCCTTCAATGGACAAGCCTGGCAGTCGGCTTTCGCAGCGCGATACCTTCGTGGTTTCATCTCGTTCGAGAAGCGCGCCGGGTCGGAATAATTTCGCCGCGCGTGGCACAGTTCGTTACCTTCTGGGCAGATGTAGCGGTTCTCTGATCGCGGTGATGTCAAGGGCATGGTTCTGTTGTCCGCCGGGGTCTTGGTTCTCTCCGAAGTCAGGCAGTGCCGCTTCATGATGGCGTCCGGGGCTGATCGTCTGGAATGTCATTCACGAGGTTGATGCGGTTGGCGTCACCTCGACCGCTTCACGCGAGATCGATCTGCCACCGTCCCGGAGGACGCCGAACCCGCCCTGTCCTCAGGCGGGTATTCTGTTTGTCAGGTTGCGGGCTCCCCTTTCCAGTTGAACTCGGTTCCATCACGCCAGATGGCATGGAGGATCACGGCGATCTTGCGTGCCGTTGCGACGGCGGCCTTCTTGAAGCCTTTGCGCGCGCTGAGCCGGATCGCCCAGGACTTGAGAGGTGAGAACCGTCTGACCTGTGTCATCAAGGACGCGGCAGCGGATACAAGCAGACGTCGCATCTCGGCATCTCCGCATTTGGAGATACGGCCTGATCTGTCGATCTCGCCCGATTGGTATCGTCGTGGCGTCAATCCCAGAAACGCGCCGACATCGCTCGATCGACGGAACCTGCTCGCATCGTCCAATGTCGCGATGAAGTTGAGCGCCACGAGGGGGCCGACGCCCGGCACTGTCATGAGGCGACGTGCCAACGTATTCTGCTTGGCAACATGCATCAGTTCATCGGCCAGGGCTTCCGCCGAGGCGCAAAGTGTCTTGTGGATGGGTATCATGGTCTGTGCCACAAGCCCCAGCATCGGATCGCAGGCTCCAGCCTCGGCAAGCTGGTCTCGGAATCCTTGGCGATGATGGGCACTGGGAACAGCTCCCATGCGGATGCCGAAGGTTTTGAGGACACCGCGGATATGGGCTTCGAGATCCTTGCGCATGCGGATCAGTCGTTCTCGCGCCCCCACCAGCGCCCGCACTCGGTCGGAGGCTTCGCTGCGAACATGGACTTTCGTGAACCAGCCGGTCCGAGACAGCTGCGCCAGACCCTCCGCGTCCGCCTTGTCCGACTTGTTGAGGCGCGCAGACAGAGCCTTGTGCGCCATGCGAGCGTCGATGCAGATGATCGGGACACCGCGCTTCTCAAGCTCACGCGTCAGCCAAGTGGCGAGTATCCCGCTTTCATGCACGACACGTTCCGCATCAGGAACTTCCCGGGAAAGATGGTCGGCGATGACATCCGGGTCCGTCGGCAGGGTCGCGCGTTTCACAACCGATCCCTGCGCATCCACAACGCAGACCGAGACCTCTTTCAACGAAACGTCGAGACCAACATAGTTGCTCATGGTCGTTCTCCTCACGGCTTTAATTGGTGAGGCTGATCCTATCAGACCTCGTTCGCCCGGGGAGAGCGACCGCCGCGATCACACCATGTCATTCTCTTCATCCCAGGTGAAGTCGGAACGTGAAAACGTGCCGTCAGTACGCTCACCCTTGTCGATCACCGGGATGAAGGGCAGGTTCTGCCGCTTCAGGACGATCTCGACCAGGCTTTCTTCGGAGCCAAAGGCCGTATCGGCCACCAGCCAATCCGGGCGGATATCGAAGCGCTCTGTCGTGCGGTCCAGCATCGTAAGCGTGGAGCCGACCTCGGCCTGCCGAACCGAACGGCTCGCTTCAACATCCATGATGATCCCGTGATCCGTGTCGATCAGGTAGTTGTCCGAACAAGCGAAGAAGGCCGGCCCTTTGCGCGCTGTCGTCCACTGACTGGCGGGATCGGCATGGGCCGCGAACTTGGGTTTGACGGGCGTGGCTGCACCGAAGGCTTCCTCATCGAGCGTGTCGAGATACTCGCCACCGCCCTCGGGGCCTCCGCCGGATCGATGGTTGAGGCGTCCCATTCGCTCTGGCGGCTGGAGCTCTGCTTGTGGACATCGGCGCTGATCAGGCTGGCATCGACGGCAAAGCCCTGACCGCCGATCAGGCCATGGGCAATGCACTGGGCAACCACGCGCTCGAAGACGTGACGGAAGATATCGCTGTCGCGGAACTTGCCATGTCGAAGCTTCGAGAAACTCGAGTGATCCGGCACCGTGTCCTCGAGTCCGAGCCGGCAGAACCAGCGATAAGCGAGGTTGAGGTGAACTTCCTGGCAGACACGCCGCTCGGACCGCAGCCCCATGACATAGCCGATCACCAGCATCCGGATCGTGAGTTCAGGATCGATAGAGGGTCGACCGGTATGGCTGTAGAAACCGCGCATCTCCTCGTGCAGACCGGTCAGATCCAGGAAGCGGTCAATACCCCGAAGGAGATGGTCGGGGGGATGTGCGTCTCGAGATCGAACTCGTAGAAAAGCCGGGTATGGACCTTCTGCCTTCCAAGCATCGCAATCCCTCCAGAACCCTGTAACCAATGGGAATCAGAAGCCTCGATCCCGATCAAGCCCAGAGTTTTTCAACAGCATCAGCCCTGAGCGTAAGGTCAGAGGGTGCCAGCATCTTGGTGTTCGTCGTAAGACGATCCAA
This region of Paracoccus saliphilus genomic DNA includes:
- a CDS encoding IS110 family transposase; the protein is MSNYVGLDVSLKEVSVCVVDAQGSVVKRATLPTDPDVIADHLSREVPDAERVVHESGILATWLTRELEKRGVPIICIDARMAHKALSARLNKSDKADAEGLAQLSRTGWFTKVHVRSEASDRVRALVGARERLIRMRKDLEAHIRGVLKTFGIRMGAVPSAHHRQGFRDQLAEAGACDPMLGLVAQTMIPIHKTLCASAEALADELMHVAKQNTLARRLMTVPGVGPLVALNFIATLDDASRFRRSSDVGAFLGLTPRRYQSGEIDRSGRISKCGDAEMRRLLVSAAASLMTQVRRFSPLKSWAIRLSARKGFKKAAVATARKIAVILHAIWRDGTEFNWKGEPAT